GAGCTTTCCGCGTTTCTCTATCTTCAGCACTTCGTAAAATCGCTTCGATCACTTTAACGTCCACAGAATTTTTAAAATTCGGTGAGTTTATCAATACATTGCCAATGCCAACATGCATGAGCGTTCTGCGTTTTGGTAACTTGCGTGGTTCGGCCCTTTTCGTTATCGAAAGTAAGCTTGCTTACGCATTAGTAGATAGCTTCTTTGGTGGCGCGGATCGTCCTTATACAAAAATTGACGGTAAAGATTTTACTCCGATTGAACTTTCCATCGTGCAAAAAGTCGTGGGTCTTGCGATCAACGATCTAGAGCAAGCGTGGGCTTCGATTGAAAAAATCGGTTGTTCTTTTGTTCGTACCGAAGTGAATCCACAATTCGTAGGTATCGTGCCTCCGACAGACGTGGTTATCGCTTCTACATTTGACGTGGAATTGGAAAACGCGACAGGAACTATTTCCATCGTTATTCCTTACGCGACTATCGAGCCGATTAAACAAAAACTTTCCACTGGTTTCCAAGTAGAGTCAGACCAAACAGATAAAAAACTTTGGACTTCGATCATCCATGAACAGCTTTTAGAAACTGACATGGAAATCAAAGTGAATCTTGGTGAAACAGAGATCAAACTTAAAGACATGATGAATCTTAAAGTGGGCGACGTGCTTCCTTTAGATCAGGATGCTTCTGGTGAGTTTGATGTGACAGTTGAAGGCGTTAAAAAATTTAAAGGTTATTACGGAATACATCACGGCACAGTGGCAGTTCAAGTAACTCGTCCGGTGCAGAAGTAAGAGCAGGGGGAATAGATGACAGACGATTCTTTAGATAATTTGGCTGAACAGCTGGTGGCGGAAGCAACCGGCATGGCAGAAGGCGGCGGCGGCGGAGCTAAAAAATCTGCAGCAGCAGACCTTAGCGGCAGCCAAGATAGAAATTTAAATTTAATTTTGGATATTCCATTAAAAGTTTCCGTTGAACTGGGTCGTACTAAAATGCCAGTCAGCGAACTTTTAAACTTAACGCAAGGAAGTGTTATTGAGCTTAACAAACTTGCGGGTGAGCCCATGGAAGTTTACGTGAATGACAAATTGATCGCCCGCGGTGAAGCGGTTGTGGTCAATGAAAAATTCGGTGTTCGTTTAACTGATATTATTTCTCCGGCTGAGCGCGTAGAGCAGCTTAAGTAAGAGGTATTAGATGCGTTTGTTGCTTTCTTTCATTTTTATGGTTTCGGTTTCAGCGCAAGCTGGTGAAGCAGTTGTTGAAAAAACAGCGGCGGCAGCAGTGGTTGCGGAAAACACAACATCAGCAGCAGTTTCGGAAGAAGCCGCTACTGCTGTTGAAACAAATAAAATCGACAACCGTCATGAGTCAGAGATTCCTTTGAATCTTGATAAAAATAAGAAAGCAGCTTCAGAAGGCAGTGGCCTTTTCCGCATTCTATTTACACTTTCGATTTTAGGTTTGGTGGGTACGGGTGCTTACTTCTTCCTGCGTAAGTACTCTGTTCCAAAAGCTAAAAAGCACCAAACTCAAATCAAAGTTTTGCAACAGCACTATTTGGGTCCTAAGAAAAGCTTGGCAATTGTAAGAGTTGCCGGTGAGTCGATCCTGATTGGTATCACTGATCACAATATTTCCATGATCAAGCCTTTGTCTTTGATGGACGATGAAGTTCCAGAAGAAGCTCCACAAAATTTCGGTAAAGTTCTTGGTGGTATGTCGCCAAAAGCAAGCTTCACGAATGACGATGAGACGGAAGAGGCTGCTCCAGTAGCAAAACGTGCTTCCCGTGACCTTGATAGCGATGAAGAATTCGCGATCAGCGGTATTAAAGATATCGTTTCTAAAAGACTTAAGGGAATGAGGTCTTTCCAGTGATTAAAATGAATTGGTCCCGCTGGAGTTTATTACTTATTCCTTTTTTCTTGTTGGTAGCCTCTAGCGCATTTGCGCAAGTGACTTTGCCAACTGTAAATCTTGGTTTTAAAACGACAGACAATCCAAATGAAGTGGTGAACGCGGTTAAATTGATTCTGATCATGACAGTGCTAACTTTGGCACCGGCGATCTTGATCATGATGACTGGTTTTACTCGCATCATCATCGTTCTATCCTTCTTAAGACAAGCGATGGGTGTGCAACAAATGCCGCCAAATCAATTGCTAGTGGGCTTGTCTTTATTCCTGACTTTCTTTGTGATGCAACCGGTATTTAACGAAGTAAATACGAAAGGTATTCAGCCTTATCTTGCGGGAACGATCTCTCAAGAAGTGGCGATTGATAATACTTTGGCTCCGCTTCGTAAATTCATGTTTCATCAGACCCGTGATTCTGACTTAGCTTTGTTTATTAAATTATCAAAAGTTGAAAAGCCAAA
This is a stretch of genomic DNA from Bdellovibrio reynosensis. It encodes these proteins:
- the fliM gene encoding flagellar motor switch protein FliM, which produces MNQVLSQSEVDALLAAVSDGDVASSDSPKAETAQNLGKVDERKIVSYDLTSQDRIIRGRLPQLEVIYEKFMRAFRVSLSSALRKIASITLTSTEFLKFGEFINTLPMPTCMSVLRFGNLRGSALFVIESKLAYALVDSFFGGADRPYTKIDGKDFTPIELSIVQKVVGLAINDLEQAWASIEKIGCSFVRTEVNPQFVGIVPPTDVVIASTFDVELENATGTISIVIPYATIEPIKQKLSTGFQVESDQTDKKLWTSIIHEQLLETDMEIKVNLGETEIKLKDMMNLKVGDVLPLDQDASGEFDVTVEGVKKFKGYYGIHHGTVAVQVTRPVQK
- the fliN gene encoding flagellar motor switch protein FliN → MTDDSLDNLAEQLVAEATGMAEGGGGGAKKSAAADLSGSQDRNLNLILDIPLKVSVELGRTKMPVSELLNLTQGSVIELNKLAGEPMEVYVNDKLIARGEAVVVNEKFGVRLTDIISPAERVEQLK
- a CDS encoding FliO/MopB family protein; this translates as MRLLLSFIFMVSVSAQAGEAVVEKTAAAAVVAENTTSAAVSEEAATAVETNKIDNRHESEIPLNLDKNKKAASEGSGLFRILFTLSILGLVGTGAYFFLRKYSVPKAKKHQTQIKVLQQHYLGPKKSLAIVRVAGESILIGITDHNISMIKPLSLMDDEVPEEAPQNFGKVLGGMSPKASFTNDDETEEAAPVAKRASRDLDSDEEFAISGIKDIVSKRLKGMRSFQ
- the fliP gene encoding flagellar type III secretion system pore protein FliP (The bacterial flagellar biogenesis protein FliP forms a type III secretion system (T3SS)-type pore required for flagellar assembly.) is translated as MNWSRWSLLLIPFFLLVASSAFAQVTLPTVNLGFKTTDNPNEVVNAVKLILIMTVLTLAPAILIMMTGFTRIIIVLSFLRQAMGVQQMPPNQLLVGLSLFLTFFVMQPVFNEVNTKGIQPYLAGTISQEVAIDNTLAPLRKFMFHQTRDSDLALFIKLSKVEKPKTRADVPTMVLVPAFVVSELKTAFQIGFIIFLPFLVIDIVAASVLMAMGMMMLPPVVISLPFKIMLFVLVDGWGLLIGSMVKSFG